The Streptococcus sanguinis genome contains the following window.
TCCATAATAGCAAAGACTTCCTTGGCTTTGGATTCCGAATGCCCTAGCTTGAGAGCACCTGCAACAAAGTCCTCCTGCATGCGGTGCATTTCAGCAGCACTTTTCTTACCCATGGCCCGCCTCAAAATATCGGCTTTCCCCAGACTAAAGCCACCAAAGCGCTGGGCCACCTGCATGACCTGCTCTTGGTAGAGCATGATACCGTAAGTCGGAGCTAGAATATCAGACAAACTGTCATCAATCAACTCCACTTGCTCCATTCCATGCTTTCTCTTGACAAAATTGTCGATGTAATCACTGGCTCCAGGACGATTGAGAGAAGTTGTGGCCACTACTTCCTCAAAGCAAACTGGCTGAACCCGCTTGAGCAGGCTGATAGCCCCCGGCTGCTCAAACTGGAAAATCCCCTTGGTCTGTCCAGCTGCAAAGAGTTTCAGAGTTTCTGCATCCTCCAAGTCAATCTCTGCAATCTCAATATCTACCTCATATTTTTCAGGGTTGCTTCTTTCATCCGCTGGACAAAGGTCAGATTGCGCAAGCCCAGAAAGTCCATCTTAAGCAGACCGTTGCTCTCCACACCGTGGGCATCATATTGGGTGATATACATGTCCTCACCGTATTTGAGCGGTATCTGGTCTGTCAGGTCATTGTCACTCATCACAACGCCGGCTGCGTGGATAGAAGTCTGACGGGGATGACCTTCGATTTTTTTAGCAATATCAAAGGCCTTTTGATATTCCAGCTTACTATTGATAATCTGACGAAAGGCCATATTTTTCTCATAAGCAGAGGTCAGACTATCGCCAAAGCGGATTTTCTTGGTGATATTGGTTAGCTCATACTCTGGCAGACCGAAGCGCTTGAAGACATCACGAATGGCCTGCTTGGCTCCAAAGGTCGAGTAGGTCACAATCTGAGCCGCATGCATACTGCCATAGCGGTCGCGAACATAGCGGATAAACTCCGGCCGGTAAACATCTGGAATATCGATATCAATATCGGGCATGGTATAGCGCTCTAGATTTAGAAAGCGCTCAAAGAGCAGGTTATTCTTGACTGGGTCAATCCCAGTAATCTCCAAGGCATATGCCACCAGACTGCCAACAGCAGATCCTCGGCCCATGCCCATATAATAGCCCTGACTGCGACCAAAGCGCAGCAAATCCCAGACAATAAGGAAATAATCATCAAAACCCATCTGATGAATGACATCCAGCTCCTGATCCAGCCGCTCCTGATAAAGTTTACTTGTTAAACCACGTTTTTTCAAGCCAGCTTCGGAGCGCTCCCGCAACTCTTCCACGGCTGGTCGCTCCCGATTAAAGCGGGGCAGTTTCAGCTCCCTATTGATATCATAGTGAACATCACGGACTAGCTTCTCAAGATTAGCCAGACTCTCTGGGAAAGTTTCCTTAAAAGCTGCTGCCAGAGCAGCTGGAGTCATTAGCAACTCATGATTGGGGAGGCTGCCAATCTCCCGCAGACTGGCATTTTCTCGAATAGCCCGGAGCATCTGCAAGGTTTCCAAATCTCCCCTATCAAAATATCGGACGGTATGCAGGGGCAGGGTTGGCCGACCAAACTCCTGCTGGGGCGTTTCTGGAAAAACTCCAACATAAAAATCCAAACCCAAATCCAGATCTGCTACTCCGTCAAAAGCAGGAACAATCACAGCCAATCCCTTGAAGAGATGCTGGAAATCCTCCCAATTCTTTTGTCCCATCATCTTGAGAGTCGAGACTTTCATCAGATTGCGATAGCCCTGACTGTCTAAGGCCAGCAGACGGAGATGAAGCTCCTGCTCTGCCTTGATTAGTCTCAGCTCCAAGCCTAAAAGCGGCTGCAGTCCCGCAGATTCGGCTTCCTCTAAGAAATGATAAGCCCCATAGAGATTGTCCACATCCATCATGCCCAGATGACTGTATCCTAAGTCCTTGGCTTTTTGCACATATTTCTTTATCGGGATCAAGCTATCCATAAAACTGTAAACAGTCTTGGTATCAAGTTGTATCACCACATTTTTCTCCTTGAACATGCTTTGCTTCTTCTTATAACTATTATACCGCAATTCACTGAATGAGGGAAATAGGAGTTTGACCGAACATAAAGATTCCATTCACCCTTTCCGGCTTTCTTTGCCATTTTCCTAAGGAAAAGGTATAATAATTATAAATTGAAGAAAATAAAGGAGACATGTATGAATCAGTATCCTCTGGTCTATCTTGACCATGTCCATAAAAATTATGGCGACGCACCCGCCCTCTATGATGTGAGCTTAAACATCCAGCCTGGCAGAATCATCGGACTTCTAGGTCCTAATGGCAGCGGCAAGACAACTATTATCAAGCTTATCAATGGTCTCTTGCAGCCCACCTCTGGCCATATTTATCTCAAAGGCGTGGAACCTTCACCTGAGACCAAAAGAATCGTTTCCTATCTTCCAGATACGACTTATCTAAGCGACAGCTCTAAAGTGATTGAGGCTGTAAAATATTTCCAAGATTTTTATGATAATTTTGACAGCGCGAAAGCCATGCAGCTTCTAAAGGATCTTCATATCGATCCCCAAGTCCGCATCGGAAGTCTATCAAAAGGAAACAAGGAAAAAATGCAGCTCATTTTGGTCATGAGCCGCCATGCGGAACTGTATATCCTAGACGAGCCTATCGGTGGTGTCGATCCAGCTGCTCGTGACTATATCCTGCAGACCATTATCCAAAATCGCACGCCTCAGTCTTCTGTCATCATTTCCACCCACTTGATTGCGGATATCGAGCCAATCTTGGATGAAGTCATCCTGATTAACCAAGGTCAGATTCTTTTGCATGAAAATGCTAATCAGCTGCGTCAACAGTACAATCAATCCATTGATAATCTCTTCCGCAGCCAGTTTCGCTTTTATTAGGAGGTCTTCATTATATGTTTGGAAAACTGTTTAAATACGATTTTAAGTCTAATTACAAATGGTACTGTATCACTTTTGCCATTCTTCTGTCTCTCTCTATCTTGATGGGATTCGTGGCTGGCAGTAGCTTGAGACCTGAGGTCATGGAGCGCTATAGTGACTACCCAATGGCTACTAGTGGTGTTATCGTCACATTATACCTGCTCTTCCTCTTGCTTTTTTCTGCATCCTGCGCTGTCTTTTTGTCCAATACTATCATTATTATCCGTCGGTTTTATAAAAATGTTTTTGGGCGAGAAGGCTACCTGACTTGGACCTTGCCGGTTACACCACATCAGATTCTTCTGTCTAAGCTTCTTTCCGCCTTTGTTTGGACCCTCTTGTGTATGCTGACCATGTTTATTAGCAGCCTTGTCATTTTTGGCATTGCCCTCCCTATTACCGGCTATTCATTTAATGAGATTTTTAAATATATTGGTGAAATACCAAATTTGTGGCTTTGGGTTGTCAAATATGGCTTCCTTAATCTCCTCCAAATCCTTTCTGGTATCCTCTTCTTTTATCTAGCAATCTCAGTCGGACAGCTATTTAAGAAGAATCGGATTATGATGGCTGTGCTTTTCGGATTTTTGATTTGGAGTGTTCTGGCGGTCCTGTCAATCTTCTTACCTAGTTCCTTTGACCCATATGGACTATTTGGTTTATACAATTATAGTTACTCCGCTATGGACTTTGAAATGATGCTAGACCTCTCTCTGATTATCCAAATTGTCTTTGAACTCGTGAAAGTTTTTGGTTTCTATTTTACCATCTATTTCATCGTGAAAAAGAAGCTCAATCTTCAATAAGCAAAACGAGATTGAAACATTTTGTTTCAACCTCGTTTATTTTTACTTCAGAATAATGGCTGCCACGATGGGGCTGACCAGAACGTACATGAGCCCAGTCACGCCAATCGCAAGTCCTGCCATAGCTCCTGCGACCTGGCCGTATTTAAAGGCGGTTCCCGTTCCTACCGCATGGCCTGTTCCCCCTAAAGCTAGACCGATAGCTACTGGATCTGTGATTTTTAAGAGCTTAAGGAGCGTTGGCCCCAAGACACTGGTCAGAATTCCCGTCGCAACCACCACCACTAATGTCACTGTAGCAAGCCCTTGCAGCTTGTCTGTGATTCCGACAGCCATGGCCGTTGTGACAGATTTCGGAAAAAGAGATACAGCTAGAAAGAAATCCATGCCGAAAAACTTAGCCAACAGAGCAGTAAAGCTAGTATTGACTACAACCGCTGCAAAGGTCCCAATCAAAATACTGCGCGCATGGTGCTTCATCAAATGAAAAGTCTTGTAAAGCGGAATCCCCAAAGCAACCGTAGATGGCACAATTAGGTTGTTTAAATAGGAGCCGCCGACATAGTAATCCTTGTAGGAAATACCGCTTAATTTTAAAAAAGCAATGACCAAAACTGCTGCAATCAGCAAAGGAGTTGTCAAGGGATGAGGAAATCTCCGAAAAATCAATAGACCGAACAGATAGGCCAAGATAGACAAGGCAAGGCCAAAGAGAGGGTTGCTCCATAAATCAGACATTGCTAGCGTCTCCTTCCTCATAATCTCCTTCAAAACGAGTCTTAATCAGCTGCACCACAACTGCAATCACGCAAACATTGAGCACAATCGCTCCTAAAACAATCAAAATAATCGGCAGCAGATAAGGCGCGATGACCTGAAATTTATCCATGATACCAACTGCAGGAGGCAGAAAAAGGATGGTCATATTTGCCAAGAGAAAATTGCCAACCATGCTGATATGACGCAGGCGCAGGAGCTTGAACTGCAGAGCCAAAAACAGCAAGACCAAACCAATGATACTGCCCGGAACAGGCAGGTGTAAAACACTTGAAATCCCTTCTCCAACGAGGGAAATCATAAAAATAATCATCAACTGAACGTATAATTTCATACCAAACCTCCATCACTTGTATATCCAGTTTACTCCTTTTCAGAAAAATATCAAGGTGATTTCAGAAATTAAAACCTTTACATATAAAATCAGCTTATAAAAATTCCCTCCATTGTCTGCAATAGAGGGTCTTTCTTTTTAGCAGTCGTCTGAGTAGCGTCCTAAACAGATACTAGATGGATTGAATCATAAAGAAAATCATAAGCACAATCAGGGCAAGACTTGCCAAAAGAACTAGGATTTTCTTTGCGAAGTGAGTTTCCCAGTAGCCTGACTTGCCGATTGATGTATTGGTGTCTCTGTAAAATTGCTGGCTCTCTCTAGGAAGAAGACTTACCAGCAAAATCAAGACAAGGGCTGCTACAATGGTAAGTGTAATCAATATTGTTTGCATTTTAGTTCTTCAAGACTCCAATCAATGTAAAAATCAAGCCAATCAAGATCATCAAGCCCAAGGCGATGACAAAGGCCTTGTTGAGATTTTCACCCAAGCTGGCCTTTTCTTTCTTGGGCTTGCCATGCTTAAGCTCATCTAACCGCCCCTCAATATCCTTATGAAATAAATCTCTTTTAGCCATGCTGACCTCCTAGTACGCTTTGGAGAGTCTCCTGATAGAGACTGACGGGCACATCGTTAGCATGTCGGCCTTGTGCTTGCAAGGCTGACCGCATCTGCTCAACACTAGATAAGGCTTCTTCCAAAGTTGATGCCAGTTGAGCTGGCTGGCTGCTATCAAAAATATGCTCTCGGGCAATGTAGTGTATGTCATGCAGGGTCTGCTCAAAGCCTAGGATCAAGAGATTGTTCTCAAAAGCCTTACGTACTGCCTGCAGGACCTGACCTCCGTGATTGATATCCAGATAGATGTCTGATTCCAAGTAGAGCTGCTCAATCTGCTTGAGACTGGCATTTTGATAAAGAACGACATTCTTGTAGGACAGCATAGACAAGAGCTTAGGCGACATTTCCGTAAGGGCAGCAATGCGAAAGACCACCTGCGGCAAGGCCTGAACCAAGGTCTCTAAGCCTTCAATCTGATCCGAATGAGTCAGAATTAAGGCATCTTTTCGTAGGAAGTTGTCCCGCTTGAAGTCATAATGATAGCCCAGATGCAGGAACTTCTGCTGCTGGTCAGCTGCAGCCAAACTCTTGGCCTTTTCATAAGTTGCTAAATCTGGAATGACAATGGTCTGCGCCCGCAGCTGACTATTTTCCAGAATCAACTGCATATTGCCGGGCAGCTCGTCATGAAGCGGCTCCTGCCAAAAGAGAATGTCCTGTCCAACTCGACCCGTCAAGCTGTGAGAAACTAGGAAAGAATAGGCCAGCGAATTAAAGAGAATGTGATCCAAGTCAAAGTCTAGCCGTTCCAAGAAGAAACGGATAAAATCCACTCGGCTTTTAAAAATTCGCAAGGGCTCTTGGTCCAGAGTCAGGATGATGTCACCGGTGGCATGATTTTCCACGATACGCTCCTGGCCATCAGTGCTGTAGTAGGTCGTGTTGAAGGCTTCCTGAGCAGATTTATAAGCTGTTTTGGCAAAGCAGCGGCCTTGCTTATTATAGCGCTCACTCAGTCGCAGCTGGCCTTTTTTATCCAGCCAGTCCACCTGTTTGACCAGGCGCCCCTTAGCCTGATTAGCATAGTGAATCCGTGCTCTTTCTTCTCCCATGTCACTGACACGCGCCGACTGGTGGTCTCCTGTGATTTCCCAGAAAGGCGGCACTAGCACTTGATTGAAAAAGATCGGATGGTCTACTCCCTCTTTATCCCCAGAAAGTAAGTATAGGGGGAGATCATGTCGTCCGGCAGAAAGCCATTGGCCTCAATGACAATGGTCGGACAGTCATAGCCAGCTGCAAGGAGGGAATCATGCAGATCCTGGGTTTCCTGATTGTAATAATCAAAGAGCTGAATCATCTCTGACCTCCTTTAAAAGCTGGGACCAAGCCGCTTCAACCCGGTTGGTCAAATAATTCTCGGCCACTCGATAAGAGTGTTGACTCATCTCCTGCTGGCGTCCTTGGCTAAATAGAGCTACTATTTTCTCCACAAAAGCAGCAATAATCTGGTCCTCGACCTGATTGGAACTGACCGGCAGCAGATAGCCATTTTTACCATCATCGATAAAAGTCTGATTGCCATAGCGGACATCAAAGCCGATGAGAGGCAGACCTGATCCAACTGCTTCCATGAGAGTCAAACCAAAGCCTTCGCTGGTTGAAGCCGTCAGATAAAGCTCATAGCCTGCATAAACCTGACTCAGATCTGCATGCCCTTTGAGTCGAATGTAGTCCTGCGCTCCTGCTTCTTCAATCCTGCGGCGCAGCTTTTCCTCTTCGCCTCCCTTACCGTAAATATCAAGAGTCAGCTCAGGCAGCTGGGCATGGGCTTGGACAGTCGCTGCTACTAGCCAATCGATATGCTTTTCCGTAGCGAGACGCGAAGCTGTAATCATGGAGAAAGGCTTGCGAGGCTCTTTGGGATAAGTCAACTGGTCGAGACTCCCCACCGGTATGGTAACAATCTTGGGCTGCTTGTCCGAGTAATGCTGGAACTGCTTCTCTAGAATCGTTTTCTGAGCCTCTGTTGCCACGATGAAAAAGTCCACCTTGTCAGCATTGGTAAACTGGTAGTCATAGAAATTGTTCCAGAGAATGTAGTCATCACTGCTG
Protein-coding sequences here:
- a CDS encoding ABC transporter ATP-binding protein; this translates as MNQYPLVYLDHVHKNYGDAPALYDVSLNIQPGRIIGLLGPNGSGKTTIIKLINGLLQPTSGHIYLKGVEPSPETKRIVSYLPDTTYLSDSSKVIEAVKYFQDFYDNFDSAKAMQLLKDLHIDPQVRIGSLSKGNKEKMQLILVMSRHAELYILDEPIGGVDPAARDYILQTIIQNRTPQSSVIISTHLIADIEPILDEVILINQGQILLHENANQLRQQYNQSIDNLFRSQFRFY
- a CDS encoding lantibiotic ABC transporter permease; translated protein: MFGKLFKYDFKSNYKWYCITFAILLSLSILMGFVAGSSLRPEVMERYSDYPMATSGVIVTLYLLFLLLFSASCAVFLSNTIIIIRRFYKNVFGREGYLTWTLPVTPHQILLSKLLSAFVWTLLCMLTMFISSLVIFGIALPITGYSFNEIFKYIGEIPNLWLWVVKYGFLNLLQILSGILFFYLAISVGQLFKKNRIMMAVLFGFLIWSVLAVLSIFLPSSFDPYGLFGLYNYSYSAMDFEMMLDLSLIIQIVFELVKVFGFYFTIYFIVKKKLNLQ
- a CDS encoding LrgB family protein, producing MSDLWSNPLFGLALSILAYLFGLLIFRRFPHPLTTPLLIAAVLVIAFLKLSGISYKDYYVGGSYLNNLIVPSTVALGIPLYKTFHLMKHHARSILIGTFAAVVVNTSFTALLAKFFGMDFFLAVSLFPKSVTTAMAVGITDKLQGLATVTLVVVVATGILTSVLGPTLLKLLKITDPVAIGLALGGTGHAVGTGTAFKYGQVAGAMAGLAIGVTGLMYVLVSPIVAAIILK
- a CDS encoding CidA/LrgA family protein; the protein is MKLYVQLMIIFMISLVGEGISSVLHLPVPGSIIGLVLLFLALQFKLLRLRHISMVGNFLLANMTILFLPPAVGIMDKFQVIAPYLLPIILIVLGAIVLNVCVIAVVVQLIKTRFEGDYEEGDASNV
- a CDS encoding accessory secretory protein Asp5, encoding MQTILITLTIVAALVLILLVSLLPRESQQFYRDTNTSIGKSGYWETHFAKKILVLLASLALIVLMIFFMIQSI
- a CDS encoding Accessory secretory protein Asp4, which gives rise to MAKRDLFHKDIEGRLDELKHGKPKKEKASLGENLNKAFVIALGLMILIGLIFTLIGVLKN
- the gtfA gene encoding accessory Sec system glycosyltransferase GtfA, whose protein sequence is MTVYNINLGIGWASSGVEYAQAYRAQLLRRIQQPAKFIFMDMILADNIQHLTENIGFLDEEVIWLYNYFTDIKIAPTTVTLDQVLAQVSGQPERSEREGKIVRYFYPQDDQFITCYLRQEDQDFVEHVEYVSRGRLIRKDYFSYVRYASEYFAPHNDAATLYQRRFYHEDGSVAYDMLIEDGQEELYRFPDRIFYSKAELVRYFLQCLQLQSDDVVILDRETGIGQVVFEESQKAKLGVVVHAEHFSENASSDDYILWNNFYDYQFTNADKVDFFIVATEAQKTILEKQFQHYSDKQPKIVTIPVGSLDQLTYPKEPRKPFSMITASRLATEKHIDWLVAATVQAHAQLPELTLDIYGKGGEEEKLRRRIEEAGAQDYIRLKGHADLSQVYAGYELYLTASTSEGFGLTLMEAVGSGLPLIGFDVRYGNQTFIDDGKNGYLLPVSSNQVEDQIIAAFVEKIVALFSQGRQQEMSQHSYRVAENYLTNRVEAAWSQLLKEVRDDSAL